The Phragmites australis chromosome 15, lpPhrAust1.1, whole genome shotgun sequence genome window below encodes:
- the LOC133893321 gene encoding uncharacterized protein LOC133893321, whose amino-acid sequence MATAMALDGVTHRTLDVNGIKIHVAEAGDGSTGGTVLFLHGFLELWWSWHHQLRSLPARGYRCLAPDLRGYGDSSAPPSPSSYTALHLVGDVVGLLDALSLRQVFVVGQGWGALLAWHLATFRPDRVRALVNMSVAFMPRNPAVRPLEAFRRLYGDGYYLLRLQEPGAMEAEFARMDTRFIFRKLLTTRDTGAISLSPEWWGSSDQEIPLPPWLSEEYVDRLAAKFDETGFAGAMNFYRCLDLNWELTAPWTGAKVTVPTKYMAGEEAMSYNYTGVQEYIHKGGLKGDVPRLEEVAVIAGAAHYIHLEKAEEVTEHICDFIKNF is encoded by the exons atggCAACGGCGATGGCATTGGACGGCGTCACCCACCGGACACTGGACGTGAACGGCATCAAGATCCACGTGGCCGAGGCCGGTGACGGCTCCACAGGCGGAACGGTCCTCTTCCTGCACGGCTTCCTGGAGCTCTGGTGGTCGTGGCACCATCAGCTCCGGTCCCTCCCGGCGCGCGGCTACCGCTGCCTGGCCCCGGACCTCCGGGGATACGGCGACTCCTCCGCCCCGCCCTCCCCATCCTCCTACACCGCCCTCCACCTCGTCGGCGACGTGGTGGGCCTCCTCGACGCGCTGTCTCTCCGCCAGGTGTTCGTGGTAGGCCAAGGCTGGGGCGCCCTCCTGGCGTGGCACCTCGCCACGTTCCGGCCCGACAGGGTGCGCGCGCTCGTCAACATGAGCGTCGCCTTCATGCCGCGCAACCCTGCGGTGCGGCCGCTCGAGGCGTTCCGGCGGCTCTATGGTGACGGCTACTACCTTCTTCGGCTGCAGGAGCCCGGCGCCATGGAGGCAGAGTTCGCGCGGATGGACACCCGGTTCATCTTCAGGAAGCTCCTCACGACCCGCGACACCGGCGCCATCTCGCTGTCCCCGGAGTGGTGGGGCTCGTCGGACCAGGAAATCCCCCTGCCGCCGTGGCTCTCGGAGGAGTACGTCGACCGCCTCGCCGCCAAGTTCGACGAGACGGGCTTTGCCGGAGCCATGAACTTTTACCGCTGCCTCGACCT GAACTGGGAGCTGACGGCGCCGTGGACGGGGGCGAAGGTGACTGTGCCGACCAAGTACATGGCGGGGGAGGAGGCGATGTCGTACAACTACACGGGTGTGCAGGAGTACATACACAAGGGCGGGCTCAAGGGCGACGTGCCGCggctggaggaggtggcggtgatCGCCGGCGCCGCGCACTACATCCACCTCGAGAAGGCGGAGGAGGTCACCGAGCACATCTGCGACTTCATCAAAAACTTTTGA